Below is a genomic region from Enterobacter hormaechei subsp. xiangfangensis.
GAATGGGTTTTTCGGGGTTGCGTACTGTGCGGTCTGGTGCCCTCACCCCCAGCCTCTCTCCCACGGGGAGAGGGGAGCATTTGTTAAGGTCTGGTGCCCTCATCCCCAGCCCCTCTCCCACGGGGAGAGGGGAGCATTTATTACGGCATATGCTCACGCTTGAGGTACTCTTCGCTCTGCATCTCTTGCAGGCGCGACAGGCAGCGCTGGAACTCAAACTTCAGGCGCTCGCCCTGATAGATCTCATATAAAGGCACCTCGGCGCTGACCACCAGCTTAACGTGGCGCTCGTAAAACTCATCTACCAGCGCGATGAAGCGCCGCGCTTCGCTCTCCATTAGTGGGGTCATAACGGGCACATCCCACAACATAACGGTATGGAACAGACGTGAAAGCGCAATGTAGTCATGCTGGCTGCGGGCGTCCACGCAGAGCGTTCCAAACGAGACGGCCAGCGTCTGGTTCTCTACGCCAAGCGTCGACAACGGGCGATGATTAATCTCCAGCGCTGGCGCGTTATCCCGCGGCGCCCCTGCCAGCGCCAGCCAGAGTTTATCCATCTCGCTGGCTGTGTCGGCGTTCAGCGGTGAAAGCCACAGGTGCGCCTGCGTTAATGTGCGCAGACGATAATCGACGCCGGCATCGACATTCATGATGTCGCAGTGCTGTTTAATGGCATCTATGGCTGGCAGGAAACGCGCCCGCTGAAGACCATTGCGATAAAGCTCATCCGGCGGGATATTTGAAGTCGCCACCAGGGTAATCCCACGCGCAAACAGCGCTTTCATGAGGCCCCCCAGCAACATGGCATCCGTAATATCGGAAACAAAGAACTCGTCGAAGCAGAGCACGTCCGTTTCCGCCTTGAAGCGATCGGCCACAATCTCCAGCGGGTCGGTTTCGCCCTGGAGCGCCGTCAGCTCTTCATGGACCCGCAGCATAAAACGGTGAAAGTGCAGACGCTGCTTACGCGTGCCGGGCAGGCTCTGGTAGAACATGTCCATCAGCCAGGTCTTACCCCGCCCAACGCCACCCCACATATATAATCCACGAACCGGTGCGTTTACCGTGGGCTCTTTTTTGCCCAGTAAACGGCCGAATGCCGCCTTCAGCCCACTGCTCTGCACCGCATCGGCGGGTTTCGCCAGAATTTCCTGATAAATCGTGTCCAGGCGGTTAACCGCTTCACGCTGGACATCATCCGGCTGGTGTGTGCCCTCGCTCAGGGCCAGTTGGTAACGCGATGAAGGGGACAGGTTTTGCATGATGTTGTTGTTATTCCTTTAGTTAAACCTCACCAGCGCGCGTGGCTGATGAAAAAAAGGCCGTTCTACACTACGCGATGATACGTCAGGATTCCACTTCTGCGGAAATAGCGGTTATAGTGGCATAATCAGGCACAGGCAGGAGCCGAGCCAACACCCTACGGAACAACAAGACAACGGGAGAAGTTCATGACCTGGGAATATGCGCTAATCGGTTTAGTCGTCGGCATCATCATTGGTGCTGTGGCCATGCGTTTCGGTAACCGCAAATTGCGTCAGCAGCAGTCACTGCAATACGAACTGGAAAAGAACAAAGCCGAACTGGAAGAATATCGCGAAGAGCTGGTCAGCCACTTTGCCCGTAGCGCTGAGCTGCTGGACAACATGGCGACAGATTATCGCCAGCTCTACCAGCACATGGCGAAAAGCTCCAGCAGCCTGCTGCCGGAAATGACCGCGGAGACCAACCCCTTCCGCAATCGTCTGGCTGATTCTGAAGCCGGTAACGATCAGGCACCGGTTCAGATGCCACGCGACTATTCAGACGGCGCGTCCGGCCTGCTGCGCGGTGGCGTAAAACGCGATTAATCGCACAACCTGAATAAATTTTACGGGCGCACCTTATGCGCCCGTCCTTTCTTCCCGTCCCCAGCTATTATTTAGTCAAACACCTCATTGTTCAGCGGTTGAAAATTCAATAACATCAAGATGTTTTTGGGGCCGTTCTTTTTCATTCCAGGATACGAGAGTCAGCATCGATGAAGAAAAAAAACCAGCTGTTGAGCGCCTTAGCGTTAAGTGTCGGGTTATCTCTCTCGGCGTCCTTCCCCGTCAGTGCGGCACTGCCTTCGCAGGTGCCTGGACAAGAAGCCATTCCCAGCCTTGCGCCGATGCTTGAAAAAGTCCTGCCTGCGGTAGTCAGCGTTCAGGTGGAAGGGACGGCACGCCAAAGCCAGCGTATTCCCGAAGAGCTGAAGAAATATTTTGGCGAAGACGCGCCGGATCAGCAGGCTCAGCCGTTTGAAGGTCTGGGCTCAGGGGTAATTATCGACGCGGCTAAGGGCTATATCCTGACCAATAACCACGTGATCAGCCAGGCCGATAAAATCAGCGTTCAGCTGAACGATGGCCGGGAGTTTGACGCCAAACTGATCGGCGGTGACGATCAGAGTGATATCGCCCTGCTACAGGTACAAAACCCCAGCAACCTAACCCAGATCGCCATTGCTGATTCCGATAAGCTGCGCGTCGGTGATTTTGCTGTCGCGGTCGGTAACCCGTTCGGCTTAGGCCAGACCGCCACCTCCGGAATTGTCTCCGCCCTGGGGCGCAGCGGCCTGAATCTCGAAGGGCTGGAAAATTTCATCCAGACCGATGCCTCCATCAACCGGGGCAACTCCGGCGGTGCGCTGCTTAATCTGAACGGTGAGCTGATCGGCATCAACACCGCTATCCTCGCGCCAGGCGGCGGCAGCATCGGGATTGGTTTTGCCATTCCGAGCAACATGGCGAAAACTCTGTCTCAACAGCTGATTCAGTTTGGCGAGGTTAAGCGCGGTCTGCTGGGCATCAAAGGCATGGAGATGAGCGCCGATATCGCCAAAGCCTTTAAGCTCAACGTCCAGCGCGGGGCGTTTGTCAGCGAAGTGTTGCCCAACTCAGGCTCTGCGAAAGCGGGCGTGAAATCCGGTGACGTTATTGTCAGCCTGAACGATAAACCGCTGAGCAGCTTCGCTGAATTACGTTCGCGTATTGCCACCACGGAGCCTGGCGCTAAAGTGAAGCTGGGCCTGATCCGCGAGGGCAAACCGCTGACCGTGGAAGTGACGCTGGACAAGAGCACCTCCTCTTCCGCCAGCGCAGAACAGATCTCCCCGGCTCTACAGGGCGCTACGCTGAGCGATGGTCAGCTTAAAAACGGCACGAAAGGCATTTCTGTCACTACCGTTGAGAAGAGCAGCCCGGCCGCGCAGGCAGGTTTGCATCAGGACGACGTAATCGTGGGCGTGAACCGCACTCGCGTGCAGTCTATTGCCGAAATGCGTAAGGTGCTGGAGAGTAAACCGGCGGTCATTGCCCTGCAAATTATCCGTGGCAACGATACCCTCTACATTTTACTGCGTTAACCATTTGCGACTCCGGGCATCGCCGCTGCGTGTGATGTCCGGATAACTCATGTTATGCTGCAAACCGTTCCTTTTTTAACGACACACGCATCATGCTTTTAAAGCTCTTTCGTTCAATTGTCATTGGTTTGATCGTTGCCGGTCTGCTGCTGGTGGCTATGCCATCTTTACGCCAGTTCAACAAACTGTCGGCTCCTCAGTTCGACAGCACGGATGAAACGCCTGCGACGTACAATCAGGCGGTACGCCGTGCCGCCCCCGCCGTGGTTAACGTCTATAACCGCGGGCTTAACAGTTCTGCTCATAACCAGCTGGAGATCCGCACGCTCGGTTCCGGTGTGATCATGGATGACCGGGGCTACATCATCACCAATAAACACGTCATTAACGATGCCGACCAGATTATCGTCGCCTTGCAGGATGGCCGCGTGTTTGAAGCCCTGCTGGTGGGGTCGGACAGCCTGACCGATCTGGCGGTGCTGAAGATCAACGCCACCGGCGGTCTGCCGACTATCCCGATTAATCGCAAACGAACGCCGCATATCGGCGATGTGGTACTGGCGATCGGTAACCCGTACAACCTGGGCCAGACCATCACTCAGGGGATCATCAGCGCGACCGGTCGAATCGGCCTGAACCCGTCAGGGCGGCAGAACTTCCTGCAAACCGATGCCTCGATCAACCACGGTAACTCCGGCGGTGCGCTGGTGAACTCTCTGGGCGAACTGATGGGCATTAACACCCTCTCCTTCGACAAGAGCAACGACGGCGAAACGCCGGAAGGGATTGGCTTTGCCATTCCATTCCAGCTGGCGACCAAGATCATGGACAAGCTGATCCGCGATGGCCGCGTGATCCGTGGCTACATCGGTATTGGTGGGCGTGAAATCGCGCCGATGCATACGCAGGGCGGTGGTATCGATCAGATCCAGGGGATTGTGGTCAACGAAGTGGCGCCTGGCGGCCCGGCGGCCAATGCAGGTATCCAGGTGAACGACGTTATCCTTTCCGTCAACGGTACGCCAGCGGTCTCTGCGCTGGAAACCATGGACCAGGTGGCTGAGATTCGCCCGGGCTCCATCATCCCTGTTGAAGTCATGCGTAATGACAAGAAGCTGACGATCCAGGTCACCATCCAGGAATACCCGGCCACTAACTGACGGGCATAAAAAAACGGAGCTTAGCGCTCCGTTTTTTTTACCGGGACAAGATCACTTGTTAACGAACTCTTCGCCCAGCGTGATGTCTTTCTTCAGCGTATCCAGCATGCCTTCCATCGCGTTTTGCTCAAACGCGCTCAGCGTGCCGATAGACTTACGCTCTTCAACACCGTTTTTACCCAGCAGCAGCGGCTGAGAGAAGAAGCGCGCGTGTTCACCGTCGCCTTCAACATAGGCGCATTCAACAACGCCTTTTTCGCCCTGCAACGCGCGAACCAGAGACAGGCCGAAACGTGCCGCCGCCTGACCCATAGACAGGGTTGCAGAACCGCCACCCGCCTTCGCTTCCACCACTTCGGTGCCTGCGTTCTGAATGCGTTTAGTCAGGTCAGCCACTTCCTGCTCGGTGAAGCTCACGCCCGGGATCTGCGACAGCAGAGGCAGGATGGTCACGCCAGAGTGACCGCCGATAACCGGCACTTCCACTTCCGTTGGCTGCTTGCCTTTCAGCTCAGCCACGAAGGTGTTGGAGCGGATGATATCCAGCGTAGTTACGCCGAACAGTTTGTTCTTGTCGTAAACGCCTGCTTTCTTCAGTACTTCTGCTGCGATGGCAACGGTGGTGTTCACCGGGTTGGTGATGATACCGATGCACGCTTTCGGGCAGGTTTCAGCGATCTGCTGAACCAGGTTTTTCACGATGCCCGCGTTGACGTTGAACAGGTCTGAACGATCCATACCCGGTTTACGTGCAACACCCGCGGAGATCAGCACCACGTCGGCACCCTGCAACGCAGGACGCGCATCTTCACCGGAGAAGCCTTTGATTTTCACAGCTGTCGGGATGTGGCTCAGGTCAACCGCCACACCTGGGGTTACCGGAGCAATATCGTACAGGGAGAGTTCTGAGCCTGAAGGCAGTTGGGTTTTCAGTAGTAGGGCAAGCGCCTGGCCGATACCACCAGCAGCGCCGAGGACTGCGACTTTCATCCTAAACTCCTTATTATGGTTAACTTAAGTATCTGTAACTCCGTTGCGGCGACCATAATTCAGCACGTCATTAATTACAATTTTCATCGCTAAAGAATTTGAGGTCGCACGTCTTTCACCTTCACCTGAATACTATCGGGCTGTAGGCAACAACGAATTAAGAGGGGGTTACAATACACCCTGCCACGCCACCAAAACAACATCATTTTGATAACATTTAATTTACTTTTAAGGTTATTTGCGCGGCGTGACCCAGGCATGTTTTCCGATAACGAAATCTGATAAAATCTCTCCCTTTCATAACATTATTTCAGCCTGGCGTCAGGTAGATAATTTGCATAAAAATTCATCCACATGCATAATAATGTTGTTTCTATCGTCATATTCCGGGTGACTTATGCGAAGCTCGTCTAAGCAAGAAGAATTAGTGAAGGCGTTTAAAGCGCTACTCAAAGAAGAGAAATTCAGTTCTCAGGGAGAAATTGTTCAGGCGTTGCAGGAACAAGGCTTCGACAACATCAACCAGTCGAAGGTCTCTCGCATGTTAACCAAGTTTGGAGCGGTGCGTACGCGCAACGCCAAAATGGAAATGGTTTATTGCCTGCCTGCTGAACTTGGCGTGCCAACGACCTCCAGCCCGCTGAAAAACCTGGTTCTGGACATCGACTATAACGATGCCGTGGTCGTGATCCACACCAGCCCGGGCGCAGCCCAGCTGATTGCCCGCCTGCTGGACTCGCTGGGTAAAGCAGAGGGGATCCTCGGGACCATCGCCGGTGATGACACCATTTTTACCACCCCGGCAAATGGTTTCTCGGTGAAAGACCTCTACGAAGCGATTCTGGTCCTGTTCGAACAGGAGTTGTAATTGTCTGCCCCGTAGCGCCTGACTGCGGGGATCATTCTGCTGCTTCCGCGTTTTACCCTGCTTTTCTCTGCCTGCTGTTTTTGCAAATAGTGCTTTTTACCGCCTGTTAACATTCATTCAGTGAATGATCTGCCGCAAAACCGCACAAAAAATCAAATTGATCTATCCCTTTGATTTAGGAAAGAAAAAACCATAAACCTTGCATTGTGGCGTCCTTTTTTATGCATTCGCGTTATAAAAAATGATTTTTTTAACACGTAATAACGGAGGAAACCATTAGCCTGGTATTAATTTTTAGCGTGATTAGTGTATACTTGATTTTGTGATGAGGGTCACAGAACAAAGACCCCAGTAAAATAATTGACGAGGTAAATAATCATGAAAATTAAAACCACTGTAGCTACCCTGAGCGTACTGTCAGTCCTGTCATTCGGTGCGTTTGCAGCCGACACCATTAATGCCGAACAGGCACAATCCCGTCAGGCTATCGGGACTGTTTCTGTTGGTGCCATCGGTACGTCTCCGATGGACATGCACGAAATGCTGAACAAAAAAGCGGAAGAACAGGGTGCGTCATCTTATCGCATCATCGAAGCGCGCAGTGGCGACCACTGGCACGCTACCGCAGAACTGTACAAATAAACCCTCGTCGTATCTCATCATACGACTTGCCCCTGACCTCCCGGTCAGGGGCTTTTTTATCACTGGCGCACGTTGAAACGCAGTTGCCCTTCCAGCTCCTCCTCCGCTTCATCAAACAATAAAATCAATGCGCCAAAGCGTCTGCGCAGTTTTTCAGGCAGATGGGTAAATTCGATTTCCAGCGGTAACGGCAGCCTGTCGCCGGTAACCACATCCCACAGCATATCAAGATTGCTTACGCTGCCCCGCTCCAGGTCGAACGCCCGAATAAACTCGCGATAGAAGTCTTCCTGACTCTCAATTTCGTCAAAATCAAAGGTATAAATTTTCATTGCCAGCCACCCGGTACAGGCGGGCGGCAAATGCCGCCCTGTCTATTATAATCCCCCGATATGCAGGGTTTTAACTTCCAGAAACTCCTCCAGCCCCAGCACGGACCCCTCGCGGCCCAGCCCGGACTCTTTTACGCCCCCAAACGGACCCAGTTCGGTCGAGACCGCACATTCATTAATTCCGATCATGCCGCTCTCAATGGCCTGTGAGACGCGGAACACGCGCGAAAGATTCTGGGTATAAAAGTAGGCCGCCAGCCCGTAAGGCGTATTGTTAGCGCGCATAACCACTTCGTCTTCCGACGTGAAGCGGAAGCAGGCGGCTACGGGACCAAAGGTCTCCTCTTCTGCCAGCTTCATGCCTTCATGGCAGTCACCGAGTACGGTTGGCATCCAGAAGTTGCCGCCAAGTTCGTGCGGTTTACCCCCAGCCAGCACCGTGGCGCCCTTCGCTACCGCATCTTCGACGTGCTCACGCACTTTCTCGACAGCCGAAGGCTCAATCAGCGGGCCGACAACGACGCCCTCGTCCAGACCGTTACCCACCTTCAGCGCCTTCACCGCATCGGCAAGTTGATTGACGAACTTGTCATAGACCGTCTCCTGAATATAGAAACGGTTTACGCTGACGCAGACCTGCCCGGCGTTACGGAACTTATTGGCGATCGCGCCTTTGACGGCGGCATCAATATCCGCGTCCTCGAAAACGATATACGGCGCATTACCGCCCAGCTCCATCGATACCTTTTTCATGGTCTCTGCGGAATTGCGAACCAGCGTTTTCCCGACGGCGGTTGAACCCGTAAACGAGATTTTGCGCACGTCATGGCTGGCCATAATGGCGTCGCTAATTTCTGAGGTGCTCCCCGCGACCGCATTCAGCACACCATCCGGCACACCGGCCTGCTTCGCCAGCGTCAGCAGCGCAAAGGCGCTCAGCGGCGTGTTGTTTGCAGGTTTGATCACGCCGGTACATCCTGCTGCCAGCGCCGGGCCGAGCTTACGGGTGAGCATAGCCATCGGGAAATTCCATGGCGTGATAGCAGCAACCACCCCGACAGGTTCACGAGTGGCCAGAATACGGGAGCCAGGTTTAACCGGAGGAATGATTTCACCGTTGGCGCGCTTGGCCTGCTCGGCAAACCACTGAATGAAGCTGGCAGCGTAGTCCACCTCACCTTCAGCCTCTTTCAGCGGCTTGCCCTGCTCGGTAGTCATCAGCCGCCCGAGCCAGCTTTTGTTCTCGATAATCAGTTCATACCAGCGATAGAGGATCGCGGAACGCTCTTTTGCCGTTTTTGCGCGCCATGCGGGAAAGGCCTTCGTCGCGGCCACAATGGCCTCTTCGGTTTCGGCTTTTCCTGCTTTCGCCACTTTCGCAATGACCTCGCCCGTGGCCGGGTTTAGCACATCAAACGTGGTGTCGAGTGTTTTCCAGATACCGTTGACCAGATACCCGGTCTGAAAAAGAATACTGTCCTGAAGAGCCTGGGTTGTCATGTGTCCTCCCTTCCTGAATGTTTGAACCTGCAAGAATAAGTATAGCCACAAAAAAACCGACGCTTTTGGCGTCGGTTTTCTCTTCGTTAGCTGTCTGTCAGCGCATTCTGGTAGCGGTGCAGCATAAACACCAGCCGCTCTACCGGCTCGGTAACCTGCGGCGGCGCTTCCCAGATCCGCAGTTTCTCCTGGTAGATATCCAGCTCCTCCAGCAGTTGCTTAAAGTAGCGGCGACGTTTGTCATCACTGGATGCCGATATCACATGGTCCGCCGTGCGCCGTAGCTGGCGGTGGAAGGCGGACAAATCGTCGTTGATCGGCACTGGCGCGTTCCGCAGACGCTGGTGCGCGATAATCATGGTTAACGCCAGGCGGAAGCGGGCGACATCGCCCGGGAATTTATTTAGCAACAGGAACAGCTGCTGATAGAGCGCCGGCAGGTGGTTCTCCTTGCGCCGCGCGGTGTTGGTGGTCAAGGACGATACGGCGGCCGATACAAACTGATTCAGCAGCACGCGCCCTGTCCGCGCCTGAGAGTTATCCCGCACCAGCAGGATCACCATCATTGCCAGGAAACAGCCCACCAGCTGACCTAGTGCGCTATCCAGGAACTGACTGAAATGGAAGGTCATCGGGTTATCCAGCACGATGATGTTAATCGTACTCGCCAGTGCGCCTAACGATCCCAGACGGCGTTTTTGTACCTCAATCCCGATAAAGAACGCCATCACCGCCAGGCTGATGCAGAGCAAAAGCATGCTTTGCTGCGTCGAGGGAATAATCACCAGGAAGTAGAGCGCGCCAATAGGTAACGCCGCAATAGTGCCGTACAGAAAATCGATCGCGACCATGCGCGGGTTGGGCAGACGCATCGCCAGCGCGGTGACGACGGCAATCATCACCATCGCGCCGCTGCCAGACGTCCAGCCGGTCCACAGCCAGAACAGCGTGCCGAGTATACAGGCCAGGGTGGTACGCCAGAAGTTAACCATCGCATGATGGCGCTCGGCGGATTCAGGTTTGATCACCACTTCGCCCTGTAACACCTCTTCTTCCGCCGCACTGATTTTGGTGTTGCTAATCACGCCGCGTTTCAGGAGCAGGTAGCGCGTTGCGGCGCCTACCCAGGTATAAATGGTGACTGGCGTATCCCGTTCTCCTGTCCACGCAATCACACGACGCATGCGTTTAAGCTGTCGATGCACGTCCTGCACCGTCTCCACAGGCTCATCAAACAGTTCGCGGAAAGTATCCGTTACCACTTCGGGGCGGGTGTTCTGAATCAGGTAGGTTTCACACGCCTGGGTGATCAGCGTTAACGAGACGGTATTGATCGCTTTCAGACGACGGTTGGCCCGCTCCCAGCGGGAAGACTCCATATTGAGGTTACTGCGCATCCCTTCCAGCGCCTGCGTGCGGCGCACCAGCGCACTCCAGGCCTTGTCGACCTCTTCGCTGTCGCCGTGCTTAATGCACAGCTGCATGAGCTGGTACTGAGCAACAATCAGCGCGTCCAGCTCACGATCGACTTCCTGCTTGATCGATCGCGGAGAGAAGAGCAGGTCTGCGACAATCGCGCAGACGATACCAATGACAATCTCGCTGCAACGTTCCACGGCGAACTGCGGAGCAAGCAGCGGTTCACTCTGAATGGTGATGATAATAATCAGCGCGGTATATCCCGCCAGACCCCAGGCGTACGAGTTCTCCACCTTCACCAGCGAAGAGACCCAGGTGCAAAAACCCGCCCAGATACAGCATACAATCAGCATCAGCAGCGGCGTGCGGATCATCAGGATGATAATGGTCAGGGCGGCGATACAGCCGATAAAGGTGCCGATAATACGCAGCATCCCGCGATAGCGAATTGCCCCGGAGTAAGGTTCGCCACCCGCCGCGAAGGCAGGACCGGCGGCGACGATCGCGGCGGTCAGAACGGCCCAGCGCGGCGTTTCAAGCTGGAAATGGAAGCCAACAAACAGCGCCAGCACAATGGCGCATGCCAGCTTCACGGCGAAGCGGATGTGCTGGCTGGCGATGGAAAAAATGCCCATAGCGATCAACCAAACTCGCGCAGGCGATGGGCGATTTGACGGAAGATCGAATCCTGGCTGGCATCACGGTCTTTTTCACCCGTGATCACCACCGTCGCCGTGGTGCCTGCGGGCCAGAGGTTGCTCTGCTGCTCATCCAGACGAATGCGTACCGGTACGCGCTGCGCCAGACGAACCCACTCGAGGTTAGAATCGACGGTCGCCATCCCTTTTGAATCATTGGTACTGCTGGAGTTGGTCACCCCCGCGGCCACGCTGTCCACGGTTCCCTTCAGGACCCGGTTGCTGCCGAGCGGCGTGATTTCGGCGCGATAGCCCGGACGCACGCCTTCCAGCTTGGTCTCTTCCATATAGGCGAGGACGTAGAAAGAGTTCTTTTTCACCAGCGCCACGGCCGTAGAGCCGCGCGTAATAAACTCGCCCGCATAGACATTGAGGTTGGTCACCCAGCCATCGGACGGGGCGCGGATAACGGTACGTTCCAGATCGAGCTTCGCCAGATCGCGCGTCGCCTGCGCTTTTGCCAGCTGATGCAGCACGGTTTGCAGCACGTTATTGGACTGGTCAATCTCTTCCCGGGACATGGCCTGGATGCCCAGCTTGTTACGGCGTCCTGCTTCACGGCGTTTTTCAGAGGCCAGCGCGTTGTAATACGCCACGTCTGCTTCCGCTTCTTCCAGCGCTTTTTGATAGCGCGGCTGGTCGATGGTGAACAGCACCTGATCTTTTTTCACCAGTTGGTTATCGTGGACGTTGACTGCCGTAATGAGACCGGCGACATCGGGCGCTATCGCGACCACCTCCGCGCTGAAACGCGCATCGCGCGTCCACGGGGATTCGGTGTAATAAACCCAGGCGCGAAAAATAGCGATGAACGCCAGGATGACCAGCGCCATAGTGATGGCAGTGCGGGAGATTTTTCTTGTTAGCGTTTTCACATCAACCTCAGACAAACATGCGCGATATTAAATAGAACAGGCAGCAATACAGCGCGGTATTGAACAATGCAGGATGCCAGACGAAATCATAAATCCCGGTAGGGACCAGCACCTTGCGCACCAGCCAGAAGATCGCCAGTGATAAAAGAAGCTCGAAAAATATCGGTGGGAACGACAAACCGAACACCACGATAACGGGAAACAGACTCATGTTGACCTTGATTAAAGAGAGTGCAGGTTACTGGATTTTTAAGCTCGCGCCGCCGCAGGAGAGCAAGAATTGCCGGGCGAGAGTGGCGCAGCCGTTATGTAATTAATAATATATTAACGTAACTGTTATGCTGTTATCTATCATATGTGATCTAAATCACTTTTAAGCCAGAGTGAATAATGGAACGTCTAAAACGCATGTCCGTCTTTGCGAAAGTGGTTGAGCAAGGCTCTTTTACCGCCGCAGCACGTCAGCTACAAATGAGCGTCTCATCCATTAGCCAGACAGTGTCAAAACTGGAAGATGAGCTTCAGGTGAAGCTGCTCAACCGCAGCACCCGCAGCATCGGGCTGACGGAAGCGGGTAAAATTTACTATCAGGGCTGCCGTCGAATGCTGCATGAAGTGCAGGACGTTCACGAGCAGCTCTATGCCTTTAACAACACGCCTATCGGCACGCTGCGTATAGGGTGTTCTTCAACTATGGCACAAAATGTTCTCGCTGCCATGACGGCGGAAATGCTGAAAGAGTATCCCGGTTTAACCGTTAATCTGGTTACGGGCATTCCGGCACCGGACCTGATTGCCGATGGGTTAGACGTGGTGATCCGCGTTGGCGCGTTGCAGGACTCTAGCCTGTTCTCGCGTCGACTGGGCAGCATG
It encodes:
- the aaeB gene encoding p-hydroxybenzoic acid efflux pump subunit AaeB; this encodes MGIFSIASQHIRFAVKLACAIVLALFVGFHFQLETPRWAVLTAAIVAAGPAFAAGGEPYSGAIRYRGMLRIIGTFIGCIAALTIIILMIRTPLLMLIVCCIWAGFCTWVSSLVKVENSYAWGLAGYTALIIIITIQSEPLLAPQFAVERCSEIVIGIVCAIVADLLFSPRSIKQEVDRELDALIVAQYQLMQLCIKHGDSEEVDKAWSALVRRTQALEGMRSNLNMESSRWERANRRLKAINTVSLTLITQACETYLIQNTRPEVVTDTFRELFDEPVETVQDVHRQLKRMRRVIAWTGERDTPVTIYTWVGAATRYLLLKRGVISNTKISAAEEEVLQGEVVIKPESAERHHAMVNFWRTTLACILGTLFWLWTGWTSGSGAMVMIAVVTALAMRLPNPRMVAIDFLYGTIAALPIGALYFLVIIPSTQQSMLLLCISLAVMAFFIGIEVQKRRLGSLGALASTINIIVLDNPMTFHFSQFLDSALGQLVGCFLAMMVILLVRDNSQARTGRVLLNQFVSAAVSSLTTNTARRKENHLPALYQQLFLLLNKFPGDVARFRLALTMIIAHQRLRNAPVPINDDLSAFHRQLRRTADHVISASSDDKRRRYFKQLLEELDIYQEKLRIWEAPPQVTEPVERLVFMLHRYQNALTDS
- the aaeA gene encoding p-hydroxybenzoic acid efflux pump subunit AaeA — its product is MKTLTRKISRTAITMALVILAFIAIFRAWVYYTESPWTRDARFSAEVVAIAPDVAGLITAVNVHDNQLVKKDQVLFTIDQPRYQKALEEAEADVAYYNALASEKRREAGRRNKLGIQAMSREEIDQSNNVLQTVLHQLAKAQATRDLAKLDLERTVIRAPSDGWVTNLNVYAGEFITRGSTAVALVKKNSFYVLAYMEETKLEGVRPGYRAEITPLGSNRVLKGTVDSVAAGVTNSSSTNDSKGMATVDSNLEWVRLAQRVPVRIRLDEQQSNLWPAGTTATVVITGEKDRDASQDSIFRQIAHRLREFG
- the aaeX gene encoding p-hydroxybenzoic acid efflux pump operon protein AaeX; this translates as MSLFPVIVVFGLSFPPIFFELLLSLAIFWLVRKVLVPTGIYDFVWHPALFNTALYCCLFYLISRMFV
- the aaeR gene encoding HTH-type transcriptional activator AaeR; this encodes MERLKRMSVFAKVVEQGSFTAAARQLQMSVSSISQTVSKLEDELQVKLLNRSTRSIGLTEAGKIYYQGCRRMLHEVQDVHEQLYAFNNTPIGTLRIGCSSTMAQNVLAAMTAEMLKEYPGLTVNLVTGIPAPDLIADGLDVVIRVGALQDSSLFSRRLGSMPMVVCASKSYLAQYGVPEKPADLSNHSWLEYSVRPDNEFELIAPEGLSTKLLPEGRFVTNDPMTISRWLVAGAGIAYVPLMWVINEINSGVLEILFPRYQSDPRPVYALYTEKDKLPLKVQVCINYLTDYFVEVAELFQGMRGRRKE